In Streptomyces sp. NBC_00483, a single window of DNA contains:
- a CDS encoding VOC family protein gives MPAKPMQIAALVVDAEDPERLAAFWSELLGRPIETRTGPYIWLRREGGLVFGFQRNPRPTPGKDRMHVDLTSPDLAAEQQRVEALGGRRLEEYDEGGFLVMADPEGNEFCILPEGSVDMDDDGRAHYLE, from the coding sequence TCGCGGCCCTTGTCGTCGACGCCGAGGACCCCGAGCGGCTGGCCGCCTTCTGGTCCGAGCTGCTCGGGCGGCCGATCGAGACGCGTACGGGCCCGTACATCTGGCTGCGCCGGGAGGGCGGCCTGGTGTTCGGGTTCCAGCGGAATCCGCGGCCCACGCCCGGCAAGGACCGTATGCACGTCGACCTCACCTCGCCGGACCTCGCCGCCGAGCAGCAGCGGGTCGAGGCGCTCGGTGGGCGGCGGCTCGAGGAGTACGACGAGGGCGGGTTCCTGGTGATGGCGGACCCGGAGGGCAACGAGTTCTGCATCCTGCCCGAAGGGTCCGTGGACATGGACGACGACGGGCGCGCCCACTACCTGG